The Acetobacter oryzifermentans genomic interval GGGCTGAGCGCCTGCTCGTCTCCCTCGTCAGAACAGCAAGGAGCTTCTGAAAACCGTTTGGCATGGCCAACGGAGCAGCAGGCCGCCCAAGGCACGCCCCCTACAAGTGATGTTGCCAGCCGGTTGACTGTTTGGCTGGGGTTGGTGAAATCCTCGCAGAACAGTGCGCAGGCTTATGCTGATTTTCTGCAAACGCGTCCAGTATGGCCCCGCTGGCAGTTGTTGACATCGCGCATGCAACTTGCTTTGGCCAAGGAAACAGATCCGGCAGTGCTGGCCCGGCTATGCGCTTCGCAAAATCTGACATACGGCCCAGCGCTTGTGCAATGTGCCACACAGGTTCCGGCTTCGGCAGATTTAAGCAAACGTTTGAATACAGAAGCCGCACAGGCATGGGCAAATGGCAACGATGCCAGTTCCGCAGCCGCAGCTTTGCAAAGCAATTTTGCATCTGCCATCACGCCAGAACGTTCTTGGTTGCGGTTTGATCGTGAAGAGAAAAATGGGCTGGTAGCGGCTGCCAAGCAAACCTTGCCCTATCTTTCTGCCCAAAAACAGCCACTGGCACAGGCCCGCTTAGCTTTCCGTGCAGATGACCCAGCAGCAGAAACACTGGCCGCTGCCCTACCCGCTAACCAGCGGTCTGATCCGTACCTTATTCTCGATCATGCGCGCTGGCTGCGCAAACAACAGCGTTATGATGAAGCTGTGGCGCTATGGAAAAGCGCTGGGGCAGAGGCTGAACGCAGCACACATGGTGCCTCATTCTGGCGAGAGCGGGATACGCTGGCGCGTGAATTGATTCAGGCTGGGCGTGCCGCAGATGCTTTTGCTGTAGCAAATGATACAGCCACAACACCAACAAACAGGCTAGATGCACAGTTTCTTGCCGGGTGGATTGCCCTGCGCCTTCAGCATGATCCTGCAACGGCAGAAACTTTTTTCCGTCCACTGGCTCAGTCCACTGCGCTTATTACACGGAGCCGTGGCTTTTACTGGCTTGGGCGTGCACGTGCCGCAGCGGGGGATTCCGCTTCAGCCCATGCAAATTGGCAGCAGGCCGCTGCCCTGCCCGGAACATTTTATGGGCAAATGGCTGCGGCTGCGTTGGAAGGCCGCAATAACGTGCTGCTAGACCCAGCCAATGTGCCAGAGGAAACGCGCACACGCCTTAAAGCGGAGCGTGACCCAGAAACAACCACATCGGAAGATGTTTACGTTTCTGGCAGTGAACTGGCGCAGGCTGCACAGATCCTTGTTTCATGGGGAGATCGCCCACATGCGCGAGACTTCATGAACATGCTTGAACAACAGGTTACAAGCACGCCGCAGCGTCTGGCGCTTTCCTCTTTATCTGCTCAGTTGGGATTGCCGGATATCGCTGTAACAGTCTCCCGCCATGCGGGGCGCGATGGTGTCTTTCTGCTGCGCTCTGGTTGGCCACTTCCTTATACGCCGCCATCCAGCACTTTGCCCGCCGGTGTGGCGCTCGGCCTGATGCGGCAGGAAAGTAACTTTAATCCCGATGCCATTAGCCCTTCCAATGCTATTGGGCTTATGCAGCTTAAACCGTCCACTGCGGGAGATATGCTGCGCGTAACGGGCCTACCTGCCTCTGCGGCAACGGCTGCCGGGCTGCATGACCCAGAAAACAACATGAAGTTGGGCACAGCTTATCTGGAGCACATTCAGTCTCGTTTTGGGGCGGTGGTGCCGTATATGGCCGCAGCCTATAATGGTGGGCCTACCCGTTTGGCGCGTTGGTTAAACACAGCCGGTAACCCAGCCCAGAACGGCGCTTCTGCCGAAGAGATGATCGATTGGATTGAGAGCATTCCCTATTCCGAAACACGGAATTACGTGCAGCGTGTGTGGGAAAACATGACCATCTATGTGGCATTGGGGAACAAGTAAAATGGACATCGCACGGCTGATTGCAACATTTGGTGGTTGCGGGCTTTCACCCCGCGCGCCGGGTACGGTTGGTTCCTTGGTGGCATTAGTGGTGGGGTTGCCTTTGCTAAAGCGCCCTCGCCTTTTGGTGGCAGGTATTGTTGCGGTAACTGTGGTGGGCTGGTGGGCCACAAAACGCAGCGGCAAAGGCGAAGATCACAGTTGGATTGTAATTGATGAAGTGGCCGGAATGTGGATAGCCTTGCTAGCCTGCCTGCCAAAAACAGAGGAACAGGCCCGTGAAAAATGGTTCTGGATGTACCCTTTGCTGGCGTTTGCCTTTTTCCGCTTGTTTGACATTACAAAGCCCGGTCCGGTTGGCGTGCTGGATAGACGGCACGATGCCATAGGTGTGATGGGGGATGACGTGATTGCAGGCGCCATGGCCGCGTTATGTGTAAGAGGCGTGCGTGCAGTTGTGGGGCGCGCATCACACTAAGCGGAAGGTTTTTTGGTAATGTCTGCGACTAATGCTTCTTTTTCAGAGTTTTCTGTACTGGCGGCTGCTGAGCGCACCCTCTTTCGCTTGCGGCAGGTAGATGGGCATATGGTTACAGCGGAAAGCTGCACTGGCGGTTTGGTTGCAGCAATGTTGACGCATTTTCCCGGTTCTTCCGATGTAACGGAAGGCGGGTTTGTAACGTATTCCAATGCCATGAAGCAAAAGGTGCTGGGGGTTCCGGCCAAAATATTGGAAAAGCACGGAGCCGTAAGCGCGCAAACTGTGGAAAAAATGGCCGAAGGTGCCTTAAAGGCTTCACCCATTGCTTCTATCTCGGTGGCTATTTCCGGTATAGCTGGGCCAGATGGGGGATCAGCAGAAAAACCCGTAGGGCTTGTATGGTTTGCAACGGCTATGAAAAATGGCGCTGTTATCTCGGATAAGCAGGTTTTTTCTGGCAGCCGGGAAGATGTCAGAGCGCAAGCGGCACAGCATGCGTTTGAGTTGATTTTGCAGCGTTTGAGCTGAAATT includes:
- a CDS encoding lytic transglycosylase domain-containing protein, whose amino-acid sequence is MRRFAISYRYRLVAAVSLACVGLSACSSPSSEQQGASENRLAWPTEQQAAQGTPPTSDVASRLTVWLGLVKSSQNSAQAYADFLQTRPVWPRWQLLTSRMQLALAKETDPAVLARLCASQNLTYGPALVQCATQVPASADLSKRLNTEAAQAWANGNDASSAAAALQSNFASAITPERSWLRFDREEKNGLVAAAKQTLPYLSAQKQPLAQARLAFRADDPAAETLAAALPANQRSDPYLILDHARWLRKQQRYDEAVALWKSAGAEAERSTHGASFWRERDTLARELIQAGRAADAFAVANDTATTPTNRLDAQFLAGWIALRLQHDPATAETFFRPLAQSTALITRSRGFYWLGRARAAAGDSASAHANWQQAAALPGTFYGQMAAAALEGRNNVLLDPANVPEETRTRLKAERDPETTTSEDVYVSGSELAQAAQILVSWGDRPHARDFMNMLEQQVTSTPQRLALSSLSAQLGLPDIAVTVSRHAGRDGVFLLRSGWPLPYTPPSSTLPAGVALGLMRQESNFNPDAISPSNAIGLMQLKPSTAGDMLRVTGLPASAATAAGLHDPENNMKLGTAYLEHIQSRFGAVVPYMAAAYNGGPTRLARWLNTAGNPAQNGASAEEMIDWIESIPYSETRNYVQRVWENMTIYVALGNK
- a CDS encoding phosphatidylglycerophosphatase A family protein; the protein is MDIARLIATFGGCGLSPRAPGTVGSLVALVVGLPLLKRPRLLVAGIVAVTVVGWWATKRSGKGEDHSWIVIDEVAGMWIALLACLPKTEEQAREKWFWMYPLLAFAFFRLFDITKPGPVGVLDRRHDAIGVMGDDVIAGAMAALCVRGVRAVVGRASH
- a CDS encoding CinA family protein; this encodes MSATNASFSEFSVLAAAERTLFRLRQVDGHMVTAESCTGGLVAAMLTHFPGSSDVTEGGFVTYSNAMKQKVLGVPAKILEKHGAVSAQTVEKMAEGALKASPIASISVAISGIAGPDGGSAEKPVGLVWFATAMKNGAVISDKQVFSGSREDVRAQAAQHAFELILQRLS